From a region of the Paenibacillus lutimineralis genome:
- a CDS encoding DUF438 domain-containing protein, translated as MSELINNREQGVSRQTERQEMLKEIIKQLHQGKSVDEVKARFEEAVGDVTVAEISAMEHALMEEEGIPVSEVQRLCSVHTAIFKGSIEEIHRSSKPEDQPGHPVHTFKLENREIERLVNFKLELHLDQFRKEDAPGTIIKLLEDLGLLLDLDKHYSRKENLLFPYLEKYGIFGPTKVMWGVDDVIRAMIKEVKGKLSDYKGNQQELITDLELVIREVNEMIFKEENILLPMALEKLTEDEWLKIARESDQIGFCLTAPDQEWIPERVPLEIEDTAVESERDNEIPQGYVRFQTGILSVQQLEGVLNHLPVDLTFIDENDVVRYFSHGKERIFARTKAVIGRTVQNCHPPQSVHVVNQLLEDFKSGKKDAEDFWIPFKDKFVLIRYFAVRSEAGEYMGTLEFTQNIAPIQAIAGQKRIMS; from the coding sequence GTGAGCGAATTAATCAATAATCGCGAGCAAGGAGTTTCGAGGCAGACGGAACGGCAGGAGATGCTTAAAGAGATCATCAAGCAGTTGCATCAGGGGAAGAGTGTCGATGAAGTGAAAGCCCGCTTCGAAGAGGCGGTAGGCGATGTAACGGTCGCAGAGATTTCGGCTATGGAGCATGCTCTTATGGAGGAAGAAGGTATTCCAGTATCGGAGGTGCAGCGGTTGTGTTCGGTTCATACGGCAATATTTAAAGGATCGATCGAAGAGATTCATCGCTCCAGCAAGCCTGAGGATCAGCCAGGCCATCCTGTGCATACCTTCAAATTAGAGAATCGGGAGATTGAACGGCTCGTTAACTTCAAGCTGGAGCTGCATTTGGATCAGTTCCGCAAGGAGGATGCTCCTGGGACAATTATCAAGCTGCTTGAGGATTTGGGGCTGCTGCTTGATCTCGACAAGCATTACAGCCGTAAGGAGAATTTGCTCTTCCCTTATCTGGAGAAATACGGGATCTTTGGCCCGACGAAGGTTATGTGGGGAGTTGACGATGTCATTCGCGCCATGATTAAGGAAGTGAAAGGTAAGCTAAGCGATTATAAAGGCAATCAGCAGGAATTGATTACCGACTTGGAACTCGTTATTAGAGAAGTTAATGAAATGATCTTTAAAGAAGAGAATATATTGCTTCCTATGGCTCTGGAGAAGCTTACCGAGGATGAATGGTTGAAGATCGCCCGGGAGAGCGATCAAATTGGCTTCTGTCTGACGGCGCCGGATCAGGAGTGGATTCCAGAGCGGGTTCCTCTGGAAATAGAGGATACAGCTGTAGAGTCAGAGCGGGACAACGAAATTCCCCAGGGATATGTAAGGTTCCAGACGGGAATTCTCTCCGTACAGCAACTTGAAGGGGTGTTGAATCATCTGCCAGTAGATCTTACCTTTATTGACGAGAACGACGTGGTACGTTATTTCTCTCATGGTAAGGAACGGATTTTTGCTCGTACGAAGGCGGTAATCGGCCGTACGGTCCAGAATTGTCATCCGCCGCAAAGTGTACATGTTGTCAATCAATTATTGGAGGATTTCAAATCAGGGAAGAAGGATGCCGAGGATTTCTGGATTCCATTCAAGGATAAATTCGTACTAATCCGTTACTTTGCCGTGCGTAGCGAGGCTGGGGAGTACATGGGAACCTTGGAATTCACCCAGAATATCGCACCGATTCAGGCTATC